Proteins from one Candidatus Krumholzibacteriia bacterium genomic window:
- the tmk gene encoding dTMP kinase yields MTAGLFVTLEGVEGAGKSTLADALEERLRAIGHTVVRLREPGGTSLGEAVRSVVLDPAHGDVCPWAELFLMLAARAQVVHERIEPDLAAGRTVICDRFIDASTAYQGAGRGLGIERVQELNRLATRGRSPDLTLLLDLDPAAGRRRQHDRPDRMEQADLQFHRAVRDGYRSIASAEPRRFVVLDAALPASDVARSAWEALTARFPDRIGHVTDR; encoded by the coding sequence GTGACGGCCGGTCTGTTCGTGACCCTGGAGGGTGTGGAGGGCGCGGGAAAATCCACGCTGGCCGATGCCCTCGAGGAGCGTCTGCGTGCGATCGGACACACCGTGGTCCGCCTCCGCGAGCCGGGGGGGACGTCGCTCGGGGAGGCCGTGCGGTCCGTGGTGCTCGACCCCGCCCACGGCGACGTGTGTCCCTGGGCCGAACTGTTCCTCATGCTCGCGGCCCGCGCCCAGGTCGTCCACGAGCGGATCGAGCCCGATCTCGCCGCCGGCCGCACGGTGATCTGCGACCGCTTCATCGATGCCTCGACTGCTTATCAGGGTGCCGGCCGCGGCCTGGGAATCGAGCGCGTGCAGGAACTCAACCGGCTGGCCACCCGCGGGAGATCTCCCGACCTGACCCTCCTCCTGGATCTGGATCCGGCAGCCGGGCGAAGGAGACAGCACGACCGACCCGATCGCATGGAGCAGGCGGATCTGCAGTTCCACCGTGCGGTGCGCGACGGCTACCGGAGCATCGCCTCGGCGGAACCCCGGCGCTTCGTGGTGCTCGACGCCGCCCTCCCGGCGTCCGACGTCGCGAGGAGCGCCTGGGAAGCACTGACCGCGCGCTTCCCCGATCGGATCGGTCACGTCACGGACCGGTGA
- a CDS encoding CDP-alcohol phosphatidyltransferase family protein yields MNTPVVERTVRAWVSPLVAALDAMGLNPNALTVLGVLLNIGAAAVVATGHHVWGAAAFLFASGFDMLDGSLARRRGIASRLGAFLDSTFDRVSETALFLALLVDHAARPYGPDWMPAAILVALAGSLTTSYARARAESLDQDCKVGWVERPERVVLIVIGLVAGRAVLGFVVFALAVLTWFTVLQRIVHVWRHIDREPPA; encoded by the coding sequence GTGAACACTCCTGTGGTCGAGCGGACGGTGCGGGCCTGGGTGTCGCCTCTGGTGGCGGCCCTGGACGCCATGGGTCTGAATCCGAATGCCCTGACCGTGCTCGGCGTCCTGCTGAACATCGGGGCGGCGGCCGTGGTCGCAACGGGTCACCACGTGTGGGGGGCGGCGGCGTTCCTGTTCGCCAGCGGCTTCGACATGCTCGACGGCAGCTTGGCCCGCCGCCGGGGCATCGCGAGCCGTCTGGGCGCTTTCCTCGACTCGACCTTCGACCGGGTGAGCGAGACCGCGCTCTTCCTGGCGTTGCTCGTGGACCACGCGGCACGACCCTACGGGCCCGATTGGATGCCGGCCGCGATCCTGGTGGCCCTGGCCGGCTCGCTCACGACCAGTTACGCCCGCGCGCGGGCCGAGAGCCTGGACCAGGACTGCAAGGTGGGCTGGGTCGAGCGTCCCGAGCGCGTGGTGCTGATCGTGATCGGCCTGGTGGCCGGCCGCGCGGTGCTCGGCTTCGTAGTCTTCGCGCTGGCCGTGCTCACGTGGTTCACGGTGCTGCAGAGGATCGTCCACGTGTGGAGGCACATCGACCGGGAGCCCCCGGCGTGA